A DNA window from Coffea arabica cultivar ET-39 chromosome 6c, Coffea Arabica ET-39 HiFi, whole genome shotgun sequence contains the following coding sequences:
- the LOC113693239 gene encoding uncharacterized protein, with protein sequence MTTKPQSSDKTMATTQSETTSPGIQLAELLTKFEEMASTMTAQKKLIDELVGSGVQPELASTKQMEFEPFIIPTMQTTFSMQGPPEGTFTYPTIHLPYTYPPNPAFLPTQMQGPQPQVTANIPHEPHTFYYPTTEPYLPDHVIQTKPEVGGSSAPVDMKLLKRLDRFEEFIRKSQGVSEQGGLDYSELCLFPDMQLPVGFKAPKFSKYDGNGNPKTHIRMFANKLGKPIDDENLPVRLFPESLEGDALDWYSNLKPEDMKSWMDLSTAFMRQYEYNCELAPTRSTLEGTKRKPSEDHKTYAKRWRKLAAKVEPPMTENEIIRTFIKAHDPPYFEEIFRMTGCSFAEMVNKLEEFDEFVKAGKIVNVSTLKMQLEALQGQNNSEKKSQFKGKERETAFVGKQSPSARPRFSNHPTYSSTYPYYPNSRPIHHPRPRPNYPNTSTIPYHTSPPNFPTRPHPPYHPRSTLPVNPTYHYHQTSDTQNPTPYRTFTNLGRPVDQLYEQLKAVGKIGVIPPKIYFNRFPSDYDPQAVCAYHSGAPGHSTNNCRALKHKVQDMIEVGEIVLREKDIQGSSVSTNPFPKHKDAFETSTPHEEI encoded by the coding sequence atgactACTAAGCCTCAATCATCCGATAAGACCATGGCAACTACTCAGTCGGAAACTACAAGTCCTGGAATTCAGTTGGCCGAACTACTTACCAAGTTTGAGGAAATGGCATCTACAATGACCGcccaaaagaaattaattgATGAGCTCGTTGGTAGTGGAGTGCAACCTGAGCTTGCGTCCACTAAACAAATGGAATTCGAACCATTTATCATTCCTACAATGCAAACCACTTTTTCCATGCAAGGTCCACCTGAAGGGACTTTCACCTACCCCACCATCCATCtaccatacacttaccctcctaatcctgCATTTCTCCCTACTCAAATGCAAGGTCCTCAACCTCAAGTCACTGCAAATATACCACATGAGCCACATACTTTTTATTACCCCACCACTGAGCCTTACCTGCCAGACCATGttattcaaaccaaaccagaGGTGGGAGGAtcttctgctcccgttgatatgaagTTGCTAAAGCGCCTGGACCGTTTTGAGGAGTTTATAAGGAAAAGCCAAGGTGTGAGCGAGCAAGGAGGTCTAGACTATAGCGAACTATGCCTGTTTCCAGATATGCAATTGCCGGTGGGTTTCAAAGCGCCCAAATTTAGCAAGTACGATGGAAATGGCAATCCCAAAACACACATTCGGATGTTTGCAAACAAGCTAGGGAAGCCGATAGATGATGAGAATCTACCTGTGCGCCTATTTCCCGAGAGTCTAGAAGGTGACGCGTTGGATTGGTACTCCAATTTGAAGCCTGAGGATATGAAATCTTGGATGGATTTGTCAACCGCTTTTATGAGGCAGTACGAATACAATTGCGAGCTTGCTCCAACGAGGTCCACACTTGAGGGAACCAAGAGGAAGCCATCGGAGGACCATAAGACGTATGCAAAAAGATGGAGGAAATTGGCTGCCAAAGTAGAGCCTCCCATGACTGAAAATGAGATTATTCGCACGTTCATCAAAGCTCATGACCCGCCCtactttgaggaaatttttcgaATGACCGGGTGTTCCTTTGCCGAGATGGTTaataaattggaagaatttGATGAGTTTGTGAAGGCCGGGAAAATTGTTAACGTGTCGACATTGAAGATGCAATTAGAGGCTCTGCAAGGACAGAATAACAGTGAGAAGAAGTCCCAAtttaagggaaaagaaagggaaactgcttttgttggGAAACAGAGCCCCTCAGCCAGACCTAGATTTTCAAATCACCCTACTTATTCATCCACCTACCCATACTACCCAAACTCTCGCCCTATTCACCATCCTCGACCCCGGccaaattacccaaacacaTCCACTATACCATATCATACTTCTCCACCAAACTTTCCAACTAGACCTCACCCTCCTTATCATCCAAGATCCACTTTACCCGTCAACCCGACCTACCACTATCACCAAACCAGTGACACCCAAAATCCAACGCCATACCGAACTTTCACCAATTTGGGTCGGCCTGTTGACCAATTATATGAGCAATTGAAAGCAGTCGGGAAAATTGGTGTTATACCTCCTAAGATCTATTTTAACCGTTTTCCCTCTGACTATGACCCTCAAGCCGTCTGCgcttatcattctggagctccGGGGCATTCCACCAATAATTGTCGGGCATTGAAACATAAAGTCCAGGATATGATCGAGGTCGGAGAAATAGTGCTAAGGGAAAAGGATATACAAGGATCGAGTGTAAGTACAAATCCTTTTCCTAAACATAAGGACGCCTTTGAGACATCCACCCCTCATGAGGAAATTTGA